From a single Lacerta agilis isolate rLacAgi1 chromosome 3, rLacAgi1.pri, whole genome shotgun sequence genomic region:
- the LOC117044140 gene encoding uncharacterized protein LOC117044140 isoform X2 — protein sequence MLKILTKKLRNQSLNEIQPFQLKISYPPSDEEDSDDSEGENQELAQIDKERRRNCTLTPLATNQLQNQENQCCKVRAHFPPGLDRHSSEEELERISCEFAAEKRKWSQINRLSCCGDSCNTSSSDEEVKNLCGMSFRPVAEAADGLHATPSPVLFSASPPKRLQPLVRTPTSRPLIFTSVGASYEQAMPCKRHRQGYGDKVSRPSLDLEKMQQEAPNDIKQTLHPVRRLC from the exons ATCTCCTATCCCCCGAGTGATGAGGAAGACAGTGATGACTCTGAGGGAGAGAACCAGGAACTTGCTCAGATTGACAAAG AGAGAAGACGGAATTGCACCTTGACCCCCCTGGCAACCAATCAGCTGCAGAACCAAGAAAACCAGTGCTGCAAAGTAAGAGCCCattttcctcctgggctggaccGCCACAGCTCTGAAGAGGAGCTGGAACGTATTAGCTGCGAATTTGCTGCCGAGAAGCGGAAGTGGTCCCAGATCAACAGGCTCTCCTGCTGCGGTGACAGCTGCAATACCTCCTCCAGCGATGAGGAGGTGAAGAACTTGTGTGGTATGTCGTTCCGGCCGGTGGCAGAAGCAGCGGATGGCTTGCATGCCACCCCTAGCCCAGTGCTTTTCAGTGCCTCCCCTCCCAAGAGACTCCAGCCCTTGGTACGGACCCCAACATCCCGGCCTCTCATCTTCACGAGCGTCGGAGCCAGCTATGAGCAAGCGATGCCTTGTAAGCGGCACCGGCAAGGTTATGGAGACAAAGTCAGCCGGCCCAGCCTTGACCTGGAAAAAATGCAGCAG GAAGCTCCTAATGATATTAAACAGACTCTTCACCCCGTTCGTCGTCTTTGCTGA